One window from the genome of Emys orbicularis isolate rEmyOrb1 chromosome 10, rEmyOrb1.hap1, whole genome shotgun sequence encodes:
- the GNG13 gene encoding guanine nucleotide-binding protein G(I)/G(S)/G(O) subunit gamma-13 yields the protein MDEWDLPQWKKEVDSLKYQLAYKREMSSKTIPELMKWIEDSIPEDPFLNPELMKSNPWVEKGKCTIL from the exons ATGGATGAATGGGACCTCCCACAGTGGAAGAAGGAAGTAGACAGCCTGAAATACCAACTGGCTTACAAGAGGGAAATGTCTTCTAAAACAATACCTGA GTTGATGAAGTGGATAGAAGACAGCATTCCAGAAGACCCATTTCTGAATCCAGAGCTGATGAAAAGCAACCCTTGGgtggaaaaaggaaaatgtaCCATACTCTAA